The following proteins are co-located in the Silene latifolia isolate original U9 population chromosome 1, ASM4854445v1, whole genome shotgun sequence genome:
- the LOC141592543 gene encoding uncharacterized protein LOC141592543 isoform X2, whose amino-acid sequence MEEEQPSFLMRGTRFDLTKFLIDRTGDEFPALVRNDNEIVDVYNLINRKVVMLCFFSLPLSSHAVAVAQAVSLVSSEILGAAMPLACYPHGLLVNRAKKVEWHKPLDFLFKYGVDAFPFTSEWLSLISQREETALSSKSWRTINKFLSSFPLTFPSYSTSLSKNPGGGPGEVTIFDLYDKCVGLYLCQTGNLIPTLDNVHKNCCELGLEFEIILVYMPFNCFDDPQLFQDRINSTLKERNISWWVFPFINWVSRRLSRLFHQDADDRLIIFGPKCEYVEPHGEAVIRHHGASAYPFSSQLLVNREVERLRAVTLESLLVYSSLGYVLWMGSGFTHRVPVAALQGKTVFLYLHCAEDHSHNCFDKLFSYCQMKALDPNFEMVFVGLDTSSIPDVGHSCEMPWLVYPWDPNHADYVTRTIFGKGDKCSTIIAFGKDGRISSIRALRLVCSSCPDFPLSSNLHNEMSAELAGSKVMYAASNVYKYTVESRNHLKALFPLLGKEYFFPGLPVSGRMKSSEMHDFYDCVDEDERNQYLASKTDYMTVIEEDAEYPKAIYERIANIDTSNFDVISFLSADNRQYLVRNDGCETQFEVERLRDKKWVMICCLCCPIYFHSDFSLVYRGVSDTCSELYDEYGDTFEMVLVLKMGRDFEADESSFRHMLSGFPSSCLVVPFWDSDSRDYICCSLGFSRTPQGLFLRADERKVIWHRTLHDMKRYGVDTFPFTKEVIQKKVSEGFGKSRNVQSLEQLFDCSSAENPGGANYYEKMSINQLQKKLVGVYLCLCGESIPMLQELYEVCKANNIEFEIVVVCCLFSAKNSDPKLLHDQITSALRKRNISWWVLPYKGSVSRKLVRLLKSPIEEELIIVGNEVVDFDGADFIRPFKKLQNLREDSFPSYASGLSESVILEFKSRYRV is encoded by the exons ATGGAGGAAGAACAACCATCGTTTTTAATGAGAGGAACTCGTTTCGATCTTACAAAGTTCTTAATTGATCGTACTGGTGATGAATTTCCAGCTTTGGTTCGCAATGATAATGAAATTGTTGATGTTTATAACCTGATTAACCGAAAAGTGGTGATGCTATGTTTTTTCAGTCTGCCTCTCTCGTCACACGCTGTTGCTGTTGCGCAGGCTGTGTCTCTGGTATCTTCTGAGAT ATTAGGAGCCGCCATGCCCCTCGCCTGTTATCCCCATGGTTTGTTGGTAAATCGAGCCAAAAAGGTTGAGTGGCACAAACCTCTTGACTTTTTGTTCAAATATGGAGTTGACGCCTTTCCCTTTACTTCCGAGTGGCTCTCGTTGATTTCCCAGCGCGAAGAAACCGCATTGTCCTCCAAATCTTGGCGTACCATTAATAAATTTTTGAGCTCCTTTCCCTTAACTTTCCCTAGCTATTCAACATCTCTCAGTAAGAATCCAGGAGGCGGCCCAGGAGAAGTGACAATTTTTGATCTGTACGATAAGTGTGTTGGTTTGTATCTGTGCCAAACGGGAAATTTGATACCTACACTCGATAATGTTCATAAAAATTGCTGTGAATTGGGTCTAGAGTTTGAGATTATCCTGGTGTACATGCCTTTCAATTGCTTTGACGACCCTCAATTGTTCCAAGACCGTATCAATTCTACTTTGAAAGAGCGAAATATATCCTGGTGGGTGTTCCCCTTCATTAACTGGGTAAGCAGAAGGCTCTCGCGGCTCTTTCACCAAGATGCGGATGATCGGCTAATAATTTTCGGTCCTAAATGTGAGTATGTGGAACCTCATGGTGAAGCAGTCATACGCCACCACGGTGCAAGTGCATATCCCTTCTCTAGCCAGCTCCTGGTCAATAGGGAAGTGGAGAGGCTTAGGGCAGTAACCCTCGAGTCATTGTTGGTTTACAGCTCACTAGGTTATGTTCTCTGGATGGGTTCTGGGTTTACTCATCGGGTTCCTGTCGCAGCGCTTCAAGGCAAAACTGTTTTTCTCTATCTTCACTGTGCAGAGGACCACTCTCACAATTGTTTCGATAAACTCTTTTCTTATTGTCAAATGAAAGCACTGGATCCTAATTTTGAAATGGTCTTTGTTGGCTTAGATACGTCATCTATCCCAGACGTTGGACATTCTTGTGAAATGCCATGGTTGGTATACCCTTGGGACCCTAATCACGCTGATTATGTGACAAGGACAATATTCGGAAAGGGTGACAAATGTAGTACTATTATTGCTTTCGGTAAAGATGGCCGTATTTCTTCTATACGTGCTCTACGGCTTGTATGTTCTTCCTGCCCAGATTTCCCCTTGAGCAGTAATCTGCACAATGAGATGAGTGCTGAATTAGCTG GGAGCAAGGTGATGTATGCTGCAAGTAATGTTTACAAGTATACTGTTGAATCCCGAAATCACCTCAAGGCACTTTTTCCTTTGCTTGGAAAAGAGTACTTCTTTCCGGGTCTTCCAGTTAGTGGGAGAATGAAATCATCAGAAATGCACGACTTTTATGACTGTGTTGATGAGGATGAGCGAAACCAATATTTAGCGTCCAAAACTGATTATATGACTGTGATCGAAGAGGATGCAGAATATCCAAAGGCGATCTACGAAAGAATTGCCAATATCGACACTAGTAATTTTGATGTCATTTCCTTCCTCTCAGCTGATAACAGGCAGTACCTGGTTCGCAATGATGGTTGTGAAACTCAATTTGAAGTCGAGCGTCTTAGGGATAAAAAATGGGTTATGATTTGTTGCCTTTGCTGCCCCATTTATTTCCATAGCGATTTTTCATTGGTATATAGAGGTGTTTCGGACACCTGCTCTGAGTTGTATGATGAGTACGGTGATACTTTTGAGATGGTCTTGGTCTTGAAGATGGGCAGGGATTTTGAAGCTGATGAGTCAAGCTTCAGGCACATGTTGTCTGGCTTCCCTTCATCGTGCCTTGTGGTGCCCTTCTGGGACTCAGACTCTCGTGACTATATATGCTGTTCGCTCGGCTTTTCAAGGACTCCGCAAGGTCTATTTCTGCGTGCGGATGAAAGGAAGGTTATATGGCACAGAACCTTGCATGATATGAAACGCTATGGGGTAGACACATTTCCTTTCACTAAAGAAGTCATTCAGAAAAAAGTTTCTGAAGGATTTGGCAAATCACGGAATGTTCAGTCCCTTGAGCAACTGTTTGACTGCTCATCCGCAGAGAACCCGGGAGGTGCGAATTATTATGAGAAGATGTCTATCAATCAACTGCAAAAGAAGCTCGTTGGTGTGTACCTGTGCTTATGTGGGGAATCCATACCTATGCTTCAGGAGTTGTATGAAGTCTGTAAAGCTAATAACATTGAATTTGAGATTGTGGTTGTGTGTTGTCTCTTTAGTGCTAAAAACTCGGACCCGAAGTTGTTACATGATCAGATAACTAGTGCCTTGAGGAAGAGGAATATATCATGGTGGGTATTACCCTATAAGGGTTCGGTGAGCCGCAAGCTAGTACGACTTTTGAAATCTCCCATTGAAGAGGAGCTGATCATTGTGGGCAATGAAGTTGTAGATTTTGATGGTGCAGATTTCATACGTCCGTTTAAAAAGCTTCAAAACCTGCGAGAAGATTCATTTCCAAGTTATGCTAGTGGACTTTCAGAAAGCGTCATTTTAGAATTTAAGAGCAGATATCGTGTTTGA
- the LOC141592543 gene encoding uncharacterized protein LOC141592543 isoform X1 has protein sequence MEEEQPSFLMRGTRFDLTKFLIDRTGDEFPALVRNDNEIVDVYNLINRKVVMLCFFSLPLSSHAVAVAQAVSLVSSEMYDFGAFELIIFVDCFTDCDDQYTVLSDFISSFPSFCLTPKLTRRLGAAMPLACYPHGLLVNRAKKVEWHKPLDFLFKYGVDAFPFTSEWLSLISQREETALSSKSWRTINKFLSSFPLTFPSYSTSLSKNPGGGPGEVTIFDLYDKCVGLYLCQTGNLIPTLDNVHKNCCELGLEFEIILVYMPFNCFDDPQLFQDRINSTLKERNISWWVFPFINWVSRRLSRLFHQDADDRLIIFGPKCEYVEPHGEAVIRHHGASAYPFSSQLLVNREVERLRAVTLESLLVYSSLGYVLWMGSGFTHRVPVAALQGKTVFLYLHCAEDHSHNCFDKLFSYCQMKALDPNFEMVFVGLDTSSIPDVGHSCEMPWLVYPWDPNHADYVTRTIFGKGDKCSTIIAFGKDGRISSIRALRLVCSSCPDFPLSSNLHNEMSAELAGSKVMYAASNVYKYTVESRNHLKALFPLLGKEYFFPGLPVSGRMKSSEMHDFYDCVDEDERNQYLASKTDYMTVIEEDAEYPKAIYERIANIDTSNFDVISFLSADNRQYLVRNDGCETQFEVERLRDKKWVMICCLCCPIYFHSDFSLVYRGVSDTCSELYDEYGDTFEMVLVLKMGRDFEADESSFRHMLSGFPSSCLVVPFWDSDSRDYICCSLGFSRTPQGLFLRADERKVIWHRTLHDMKRYGVDTFPFTKEVIQKKVSEGFGKSRNVQSLEQLFDCSSAENPGGANYYEKMSINQLQKKLVGVYLCLCGESIPMLQELYEVCKANNIEFEIVVVCCLFSAKNSDPKLLHDQITSALRKRNISWWVLPYKGSVSRKLVRLLKSPIEEELIIVGNEVVDFDGADFIRPFKKLQNLREDSFPSYASGLSESVILEFKSRYRV, from the exons ATGGAGGAAGAACAACCATCGTTTTTAATGAGAGGAACTCGTTTCGATCTTACAAAGTTCTTAATTGATCGTACTGGTGATGAATTTCCAGCTTTGGTTCGCAATGATAATGAAATTGTTGATGTTTATAACCTGATTAACCGAAAAGTGGTGATGCTATGTTTTTTCAGTCTGCCTCTCTCGTCACACGCTGTTGCTGTTGCGCAGGCTGTGTCTCTGGTATCTTCTGAGATGTATGACTTTGGTGCTTTCGAACTTATTATATTTGTTGACTGTTTCACTGACTGTGACGATCAATATACTGTCTTGTCTGACTTCATTTCCAGTTTCCCCTCATTCTGTCTAACTCCCAAATTAACCCGTAGATTAGGAGCCGCCATGCCCCTCGCCTGTTATCCCCATGGTTTGTTGGTAAATCGAGCCAAAAAGGTTGAGTGGCACAAACCTCTTGACTTTTTGTTCAAATATGGAGTTGACGCCTTTCCCTTTACTTCCGAGTGGCTCTCGTTGATTTCCCAGCGCGAAGAAACCGCATTGTCCTCCAAATCTTGGCGTACCATTAATAAATTTTTGAGCTCCTTTCCCTTAACTTTCCCTAGCTATTCAACATCTCTCAGTAAGAATCCAGGAGGCGGCCCAGGAGAAGTGACAATTTTTGATCTGTACGATAAGTGTGTTGGTTTGTATCTGTGCCAAACGGGAAATTTGATACCTACACTCGATAATGTTCATAAAAATTGCTGTGAATTGGGTCTAGAGTTTGAGATTATCCTGGTGTACATGCCTTTCAATTGCTTTGACGACCCTCAATTGTTCCAAGACCGTATCAATTCTACTTTGAAAGAGCGAAATATATCCTGGTGGGTGTTCCCCTTCATTAACTGGGTAAGCAGAAGGCTCTCGCGGCTCTTTCACCAAGATGCGGATGATCGGCTAATAATTTTCGGTCCTAAATGTGAGTATGTGGAACCTCATGGTGAAGCAGTCATACGCCACCACGGTGCAAGTGCATATCCCTTCTCTAGCCAGCTCCTGGTCAATAGGGAAGTGGAGAGGCTTAGGGCAGTAACCCTCGAGTCATTGTTGGTTTACAGCTCACTAGGTTATGTTCTCTGGATGGGTTCTGGGTTTACTCATCGGGTTCCTGTCGCAGCGCTTCAAGGCAAAACTGTTTTTCTCTATCTTCACTGTGCAGAGGACCACTCTCACAATTGTTTCGATAAACTCTTTTCTTATTGTCAAATGAAAGCACTGGATCCTAATTTTGAAATGGTCTTTGTTGGCTTAGATACGTCATCTATCCCAGACGTTGGACATTCTTGTGAAATGCCATGGTTGGTATACCCTTGGGACCCTAATCACGCTGATTATGTGACAAGGACAATATTCGGAAAGGGTGACAAATGTAGTACTATTATTGCTTTCGGTAAAGATGGCCGTATTTCTTCTATACGTGCTCTACGGCTTGTATGTTCTTCCTGCCCAGATTTCCCCTTGAGCAGTAATCTGCACAATGAGATGAGTGCTGAATTAGCTG GGAGCAAGGTGATGTATGCTGCAAGTAATGTTTACAAGTATACTGTTGAATCCCGAAATCACCTCAAGGCACTTTTTCCTTTGCTTGGAAAAGAGTACTTCTTTCCGGGTCTTCCAGTTAGTGGGAGAATGAAATCATCAGAAATGCACGACTTTTATGACTGTGTTGATGAGGATGAGCGAAACCAATATTTAGCGTCCAAAACTGATTATATGACTGTGATCGAAGAGGATGCAGAATATCCAAAGGCGATCTACGAAAGAATTGCCAATATCGACACTAGTAATTTTGATGTCATTTCCTTCCTCTCAGCTGATAACAGGCAGTACCTGGTTCGCAATGATGGTTGTGAAACTCAATTTGAAGTCGAGCGTCTTAGGGATAAAAAATGGGTTATGATTTGTTGCCTTTGCTGCCCCATTTATTTCCATAGCGATTTTTCATTGGTATATAGAGGTGTTTCGGACACCTGCTCTGAGTTGTATGATGAGTACGGTGATACTTTTGAGATGGTCTTGGTCTTGAAGATGGGCAGGGATTTTGAAGCTGATGAGTCAAGCTTCAGGCACATGTTGTCTGGCTTCCCTTCATCGTGCCTTGTGGTGCCCTTCTGGGACTCAGACTCTCGTGACTATATATGCTGTTCGCTCGGCTTTTCAAGGACTCCGCAAGGTCTATTTCTGCGTGCGGATGAAAGGAAGGTTATATGGCACAGAACCTTGCATGATATGAAACGCTATGGGGTAGACACATTTCCTTTCACTAAAGAAGTCATTCAGAAAAAAGTTTCTGAAGGATTTGGCAAATCACGGAATGTTCAGTCCCTTGAGCAACTGTTTGACTGCTCATCCGCAGAGAACCCGGGAGGTGCGAATTATTATGAGAAGATGTCTATCAATCAACTGCAAAAGAAGCTCGTTGGTGTGTACCTGTGCTTATGTGGGGAATCCATACCTATGCTTCAGGAGTTGTATGAAGTCTGTAAAGCTAATAACATTGAATTTGAGATTGTGGTTGTGTGTTGTCTCTTTAGTGCTAAAAACTCGGACCCGAAGTTGTTACATGATCAGATAACTAGTGCCTTGAGGAAGAGGAATATATCATGGTGGGTATTACCCTATAAGGGTTCGGTGAGCCGCAAGCTAGTACGACTTTTGAAATCTCCCATTGAAGAGGAGCTGATCATTGTGGGCAATGAAGTTGTAGATTTTGATGGTGCAGATTTCATACGTCCGTTTAAAAAGCTTCAAAACCTGCGAGAAGATTCATTTCCAAGTTATGCTAGTGGACTTTCAGAAAGCGTCATTTTAGAATTTAAGAGCAGATATCGTGTTTGA